GATCACATTGGAGAAAAGTGATGATACCACAAAAATTAGTCCTACCACCCCAGCAGAACCCACCTGCCAAGAAACACCAGTCCAGACCAGAGTCAACACATAAGAAATCCTTCCTGTTCCATATCCTTCCATCTCCCCTCTCAAAGTCCTCCACTCCCCGCTTGCAAATAATCCGATAATAGCAGCGCAAGAAGCCACCAAAGATGTATATATCTGCATTTCCAACACAACCGAGAAGGTCTCCTTCTTAATAACCTTTTCGAAAGTCAGCTGCATCAGGGAGAGGATGAGTGAGTAGCTGGCTGATGCTCCCAATGTCAACATAAATCCGAGCACATACTTCCCCTTCGAGACATCTGTCGAGTCCCCAGAGTCCCCTCTGATGCCAAGGAGGGCGGCAGAGAAAGTGAGAAGGACAACAGAGTTGAAAATCATAGGCGTGAACTTCTGCGAATTGAGGAAGTAGGAGAAGACAGCATTGAAGGCAAGTTGACTGGCACATATGAGGGAGTAAGTTGAGACAGAGAGGTATAAGAGACCATAAGAGTACATCAAGTTGTCAACAGCTATCAGGATGCCTAATGCAACATAAATAGAAGAAACCTTAGCAAGAGGGGGACGAGGGGTGGGCTGGGTGGTAGGAGGGGTGTGACCTGAAGGAAAGAGGAGTAGAGGGAGGAAGAAAATGGGAAAGCCTGCAGTTTGGACAAGGGTGGCCATCCACTTGCTGTTGCCGCCTTTGTCGTAGTAGAACCTCCCTAGGAGCAAGGCAGTGGTTTGGCCagcaaggaggaagaagatattGAGGGCCAC
Above is a genomic segment from Phoenix dactylifera cultivar Barhee BC4 chromosome 2, palm_55x_up_171113_PBpolish2nd_filt_p, whole genome shotgun sequence containing:
- the LOC103698769 gene encoding probable purine permease 11 — encoded protein: MDGGRRVRHHTGGLPKDAATSSQPAPPPTVLRHWQWWLVVALNIFFLLAGQTTALLLGRFYYDKGGNSKWMATLVQTAGFPIFFLPLLLFPSGHTPPTTQPTPRPPLAKVSSIYVALGILIAVDNLMYSYGLLYLSVSTYSLICASQLAFNAVFSYFLNSQKFTPMIFNSVVLLTFSAALLGIRGDSGDSTDVSKGKYVLGFMLTLGASASYSLILSLMQLTFEKVIKKETFSVVLEMQIYTSLVASCAAIIGLFASGEWRTLRGEMEGYGTGRISYVLTLVWTGVSWQVGSAGVVGLIFVVSSLFSNVISTLALPIVPIFAAIIFNDKMDGVKIMSMLIAIWGFISYLYQHYIDDSKAKKAVRDAHEGCGQSVP